A stretch of the Vigna radiata var. radiata cultivar VC1973A chromosome 9, Vradiata_ver6, whole genome shotgun sequence genome encodes the following:
- the LOC106773479 gene encoding uncharacterized protein LOC106773479 has protein sequence MEINMRSEVKWGSSSGFLKGRIAIEVEEGHTDGLRELVKKMEITQKNAFRKEYGNLLSLGRIRADLRYTPLEGGTPYNYLGQYIHVLQLARIMKLHPMQLEGEFTVKGKVKGLPQGYLEQYLHRLAEMEKWETFMDLLALILFGVMLFPNIENFVDNAAINAFMGYKDRPENPVTAILAEVYGTLSQCYELKGGKLLCCLPVLYVWFVSRVSENTLNATCPVDELLQCKSNMKEANEWAQLCASLNVEQVKWNVLWMQRSQIIYYCGRYPNVPLMGIRCCINYNPALAQRQFGYPMRGSPTPASLAIL, from the exons atggaaattaacatgagATCTGAAGTCAAGTGGGGTTCAAGTTCAGGCTTTTTGAAGGGAAGAATAGCCATTGAAGTAGAGGAAGGTCATACGGATGGTCTGAGAGAGCTAGTGAAGAAAATGGAGATAACCCAGAAGAATGCATTCAGGAAAGAGTATGGGAATTTGTTGAGCCT TGGAAGAATTCGAGCAGATCTTAGGTATACACCTCTTGAGGGAGGAACTCCATACAACTACCTAGGGCAGTATATCCATGTGTTGCAGCTAGCAAGAATCATGAAATTACACCCTATGCAGTTGGAAGGAGAGTTCACAGTCAAGGGCAAAGTGAAAGGCCTTCCTCAGGGCTACCTAGAGCAGTACTTGCACCGTTTGGCTGAAATGGAAAAGTGGGAAACATTTATGGATTTATTGGCTCTTATCCTCTTTGgtgtcatgctttttcctaACATCGAGAACTTCGTCGACAACGCCGCCATAAATGCATTTATGGGATACAAAGATCGCCCAGAGAATCCGGTCACCGCTATCCTAGCTGAAGTTTATGGAACCCTTAGTCAATGTTATGAGCTAAAGGGAGGGAAACTTTTGTGTTGTCTGCCAGTGTTGTATGTATGGTTCGTCTCTCGGGTGAGTGAGAACACAttgaatgccacatgtcccGTGGATGAGCTACTGCAGTGtaaatcaaatatgaaagagGCAAATGAATGGGCCCAACTCTGTGCAAGTCTAAATGTGGAGCAAGTTAAATGGAATGTCCTTTGGATGCAAAGATCgcaaatcatatattattgcGGGAGGTACCCTAATGTGCCCCTCATGGGTATCAGGTGTTGCATTAACTACAATCCTGCGTTAGCACAAAGGCAATTCGGGTATCCTATGAGAGGATCTCCTACACCTGCGTCTCTCGCCATATTGTAG
- the LOC106773481 gene encoding uncharacterized protein LOC106773481 codes for MVDYKWDVGTYFAEKQDFVDAIKTYAVKNGRNIKYLKNDKKRIRVKCMGGKGECPWMTYCGYMETVKTWQLRTIVDNHSCSKEHKVRLLNAKWLSKRLEKIVRENLNVKGLKIREKINRKLNVGVSRCMAYRAKAIASEQVDGSFKDQFKRIYDYENEVLARNPGSTMKKGRYGGELLSVVGRDANDQMLPLAYAVVEVENKDTWKWFLELLVEDPCGEEVSSSFTLMLDQEKGLMQAIQEVVPRVDQCFCFRHLYANFRKNFPGKQLKRLMWKATSATHPQAWELEMRNIKELKDEAFKYLLKILPRHWSRSRFSTIPRCDTLVNNMSKAFNSVLLHTRSKPIISILQDIRIYLIKRWATNRSKIQSLSGDICPKIKTRPNKEYQLTKHWIPW; via the exons ATGGTAGACTATAAATGGGATGTGGGGACTTATTTTGCTGAGAAGCAAGACTTTGTGGATGCAATAAAAACGTATGCAGTAAAAAATGGCAGgaatattaaatatcttaaaaatgataagaagagAATTAGAGTCAAATGTATGGGTGGTAAAGGAGAATGCCCCTGGATGACATATTGTGGATATATGGAAACAGTTAAAACATGGCAACTTAGGACTATTGTTGACAACCATAGCTGTAGTAAGGAGCACAAAGTAAGATTACTTAATGCAAAATGGTTGAGTAAGAGGTTGGAAAAAATAGTTAGAGAAAATCTCAATGTGAAGGGATTGAAAATTCGTGAAAAGATAAATAGGAAGTTGAATGTTGGTGTATCGAGATGCATGGCTTATAGGGCAAAGGCCATTGCTTCAGAGCAAGTTGACGGGTCTTTCAAAGACCAATTTAAAAGGATTTATGATTATGAAAATGAGGTGCTAGCTCGTAATCCAGGATCCACAATGAAG AAAGGAAGATATGGTGGTGAATTATTAAGTGTTGTTGGTAGAGATGCAAATGACCAAATGTTACCTCTAGCGTATGCCGTGGTGGAGGTAGAGAACAAGGATACTTGGAAATGGTTTCTTGAACTTCTTGTTGAAGATCCTTGTGGAGAGGAAGTAAGTTCATCATTTACATTGATGTTGGATCAGGAAAAG GGACTAATGCAAGCTATACAAGAAGTGGTGCCTCGAGTTGAtcaatgtttttgttttaggcACCTATACGCTAATTTTAGAAAGAATTTCCCTGGAAAACAACTGAAGCGTTTGATGTGGAAAGCAACATCAGCAACCCATCCACAAGCATGGGAATTagaaatgagaaatataaaagaactaAAAGATGAGGCCTTTAAATACTTGCTGAAAATTCTTCCCAG ACATTGGTCACGTTCAAGATTTAGCACCATACCTCGATGTGATACGTTGGTCAACAACATGTCTAAGGCTTTCAATAGTGTTTTGCTGCATACAAGGTCGAAGCCAATCATAAGCATATTGCAGGACATTCGCATTTACTTGATCAAGAGATGGGCAACTAACAGGAGTAAAATACAATCATTGTCTGGGGACATTTGTCCTAAAATCAAAACTAGGCCAAACAAGGAGTATCAGTTAACTAAACACTGGATTCCATGGTAA